In Acidimicrobiales bacterium, a single genomic region encodes these proteins:
- a CDS encoding helix-turn-helix transcriptional regulator produces MTQSYEEVPSTAAALLQLARLRAGISQRELAERAGVPPTMISAYERDRRQPTLATLLRLLRAAGFDLRMQLVPFDPHDEVLEALEAGRSPTERSRRDREMQAWRQATPVR; encoded by the coding sequence ATGACACAGTCGTATGAGGAGGTTCCCTCCACGGCTGCCGCGCTGCTCCAGCTCGCTCGTCTCCGAGCCGGCATCAGCCAACGGGAGCTAGCCGAGCGGGCGGGGGTGCCGCCTACCATGATCTCGGCCTACGAGAGGGACCGCCGTCAGCCCACACTCGCCACGCTGCTCCGGCTCCTCAGGGCGGCCGGCTTCGATCTGCGCATGCAGCTCGTCCCATTCGACCCCCACGACGAGGTGCTTGAAGCTCTGGAAGCGGGGCGTTCGCCCACGGAGCGGAGCCGACGCGATCGAGAGATGCAGGCGTGGCGACAGGCCACGCCGGTGCGTTGA